Genomic window (Bradyrhizobium sp. 186):
GCCCGCGATCGTCACCTCGCTCACGGGGTAGGTGAGCTCGCCATTCTCGATCCAGAAGCCGGAGGCGCCGCGGCTGTAATCGCCGGTGACGCCGTTGACGCCGGAGCCGATCAGATCGGTGACGTAAAAACCCTGCTTGATGTCGGAGATCAGCTCAGCCGGCGTCGGCGTGCCTGCTTCGAGATGCAGATTATACGGACCGGGCGACGGCGAGGACGAGACGCCGCGATGGGCGTGTCCGGTGGTGACGAGGCCCAGCTCACGGGCGGTCGCACAGTCGAGCAGCCAGGTCGTGAGCACGCCTTCGTCGATCAGCGCGATCTTCTTCACAGCCACGCCCTCGGCGTCAAACGTCTGCGAGCGCAGGCCACGCTTGCGCAGGGGATCGTCGATGATGCGGATGTTCTTGGCGAAGAGCTGTTGGCCGAGCTTGTCCTTCAGGAAACTCGTCTTGCGCGCGATCGATGCGCCGTTGATGGCGCCGACGACATGGCCGACCAGCGAGCCCGCGACGCGCGGATCGAATACCACCGGCACCTTGCAGGTCTCGACCTTGCGCGGATTGGAGCGCGCCACCGTGCGCTCGCCCGCGGAGCGGCCGACGATTTCCGGCGACAGCAGATCGGCGGCATGGGGCGCCGAAGTGAAATCGTAATCGCGCTCCATGCCGGTGCCTTCGCCCGTAATCGCGGTCGCCGAGATGCCCTGGCTCGAGCGCAAGTAAGAGCCGTGGAAGCCGGTGCTGGTCACCAGCACCATGCCGCCGATGCCGGCGGAGGCCGAGGCGCCGCCGGACTTGGTCACGCCCTTGACCGCGAGCGCGGCGGCTTCCGCTTCGAGCGCGCGGCGCTCGAGTTCGGCGGTCGCGGGCACATCGGGATCGAGCAGATCGAGATCGGGGAAGTCGCGCGCGAGCAGCGCGGGATCGGCAAGGCCGACATATTTGTCGTCGGGCGCGACGCGTGCCATCGCAACGGCGCGCTCGGCAAGCTTGGTCACCGCATCGCCGCTGGCGTCGTTGGTCGAAACCACCGCCTGGCGCCGGCCGACCAGCACGCGCAGGCCGACATCGTCACCCTCGGAACGCTCGGATTCCTCGACGCGGCCGTCGCGCACCTCGACGCCTTGCGAGATGCCGCGCACCGCGACCGCATCGGCCGCGTCGGCACCGGCGCGCTTTGCCGCCTCGACCAGCCGCTGTGCGAGATCGGAGAGCGCGGACTGATCGAACAGGTCGCGGTTGGCTTTAGACGAATCCTGGGGCGAAAGCGTCGAGCTTGCGGATGGTGAAGGGTTCACAAACGAAATCCTGTTGCGGCGGGAGGTTTCGGGGCGATACCGGCCCTCAACACCAGATGTGCCCAATTGGCACGGACTTCAAGCGTTTTCAGCCCGCAAAAAGCTCAGATTGGCAGCTTGCGCGCAACGTCTCGTCAATCATGCGCGCCAAGGTCTTGTCAATCATGCGCGGCGGTGACGCTGGATTAACCAGCATTTTTAAGCGGTTTCGGAAGCGGCCGCGCTAAGGTCCTCGCATCGACCGGGAACATAATCCTGGCGGGGAGACTAAAGCCGTGAGGCGTCAAACAGCAACATGCGGGGCCACTCCCGCCGGGTCGAGCCGCAGCCTGCGGCTCGACCCTCTTTCCCTTCCGGTCCGCTTCGATGCGCATGATCCGCGCGCCGACGGATATGTCCGGCAGATCGAGCTTCATCGCGAACGCGTCGTGCTGCGCCGTGCCGTCCGCGGCATGCGGATGGCGATCAACGTCCGTGTCACCGATTTCACCGGCGTCGCGCTGCGTGGCAATGACGAGGCGCAGACCCTGGTCCTCGTTCATCGCGACCCCTCGCTCTCCGTTCCGCTGCTCGTCAGCGCCGATGGCGACGAGCTCGCCGAAGCCTGGGCAATCTGGAGCGAGATCTTCGCGCTTCCGCAACTCGACGAAGGTACGCGCAAGCCGGCGCCGCGCCGTCGCCGCTGCAACGCGATCCGCACCCGCCGTCCGAAATTTCTGATGCGCCGTCGCACCGGCGTCGCACGCGAGTTGCCAATTCATCGCGACGAGCGCGAGATCATCGCGCGGAGCTGAGTGAGATTTGGTAGGGTGGGCAAAGCGAAAGCGCGCCACCTCTTCTGTCGCAATCGTGGAGAGAAGGTGGGCACGGCGCAAGAGCGCCCTTGCCCACCCTACAGCGTTACGAAGCCCGCATCACCGCGTCCACCAGCAATCCCGCGAACAGCAATAGCCCCGCATCACGGTTCGACTTGAACACGCGCAGGCAGAGCGCGGAATCGTCGATGTTCAGCCGCCTGATCTGCCACGCCAAATGCGCGGCGAACGCCGCCAGCCCGAGCCACGCCGGCCAGCGCGCATCGCCCGACGCGAGCGCGACGCCGATCAGCATCACCGCGAGCCCGTAGAACATGATCAGCGCCTGATGCGTGTGCGCGCCGAACAGACGTGCGGTCGACTTGACGCCGATCAGGGCGTCGTCCTCGGTGTCCTGATGCGCGTAGATGGTATCGTAGCCGATCACCCAGGAAATCGCGCCGGCATAGAGCACCAGTGCAGTCACATCGATGCGCGCAAAAATGACGGCAAAACCCATCAGGGCGCCCCAGGAGAAGGCAAGGCCAAGCACGATCTGCGGCCACCACGTGATGCGCTTCATGAACGGATAGACCGCGACGATCACGAGCGAGGCAATGCCGGTCAGGATCGCGAAGCGGTTGAATTGCAGGAGCACGATGAGACCGATCAGGGCCTGCGCGACCAGGAAGGCCAGTGCCTGTTTCGCGCTCACCTGTCCCGACGGCAGCGGGCGCGAGCGCGTGCGCTCGACCTTGGCGTCGAGGTCGCGGTCGGTGATATCGTTCCAGGTGCAGCCCGCCCCGCGCATCACGAAGGCGCCGATGAAGAACAGGATGATGGTGAGCGGCAGGCGGCTGAAATCGTGCGCCATGCCGGCAGCCAGCGCCGCCGACCACCAGCACGGCATCAGCAGAAGCCAGGACCCGATCGGACGATCAAAGCGGGAGAGCCGCAAGTAAGGCCGTGCCCATTGCGGAGCGAGCGTATCGACCCAGTTGCCGGTGGAATCGGCAACGCGGGCGGATGCATCACTCATCGGGTCAGGACGTTGCCGTTGAGCGTATCGAAGGTGCTGCCGCCCTTCTTGCCGGCATTGGCTTCCGGCGCCGAGCCCGAACCCAGCACCTCACTCAGCGACGGGCCGGCCGGACCGCGCGGCTGCTGCTGCATCTGCTGCGCCACCGTGCAGACCTTCTTCTGCATGGCCTCGGTGTTCTTGTGGCCGGTCTTCATCTGATCGCCTACCTGCGGCGGGATTCCGCATTTGGCGGCGTGGGTCTCGATGTACTTGATCATCTTGACTTCAGCCTGGCTGAAGTTGCCGATCAGCTTGCAGGCCTCGTCCGGCGGAGCATGGCGATCGCTCGCGGCCTTGATCAGCTTGCCGCGTTTCTCGGCCTCCTCGCGCAGGGGCATGAACGCCTTCATGCAATCCTCGCCGGGACCGCCCTGTGTGGGAGGCGCAGCGCTGAAGGCGCCGGAACCGCCGACGGGCGCGGCGCCGTTCACGGGAAAGGACGATTGCGGCGCGCCGCCGACGGAGGCGACCGGCGCCGAGCCGCTCACCGGCGGAAACGCGGAACTGGTTGTAGCCTGGCCGGGCAGCGGCGCCGGGAATCCCTGCGCATAAGCTCCCGCGGCGCCCATGGTGACCATGGCGGCAGTGATCGGAACCATCAAATGACGGATCATCAAGGCAGTCTCTCCGGCAGGAGCTTACGGGGTGCGGCGTCTTCCCAATTGAAGCGCAACCAGCGTGTTCGCGATTTTACGATTCCCGCCGGCCCTTAACAACCCGTCGAATAGGGCAAGAGCGCGGCGCGGGCACGCACGAATTCGGCAAAATTTACCCCCGAATTGGCTGCTTTCGGTTAAGAACGGCGGCAAATCGGACTTTTGAACGATGCCCGCCTACGATTTTCGCGCCCCCCGCCTGTTCGTCGACGCCCCCCTTGCCCAGGACGCCAGGGTCGAGCTCGACCGCGACCAGAGCAATTATCTCGGCAATGTGCTGAGACTTGCCGCCGGGGCCCCGATACTGGCCTTCAACGGCCGCGATGGCGAGTGGCAGGCCGCGATCGAAGGCCGCAAGCGCCCGGATGGCCTGGTGATCCTCCAGCAGACCCGTCCCCAGGACCGGCTGCCCGACCTCGCTTACGTCTTCGCCCCGCTCAAGCATGCCCGGCTGGACTACATGGTGCAGAAGGCCGTCGAGATGGGCGCCGCCACCCTGCAACCCGTCCTGACGCGATTCACCCAGACCTCCCGCGTCAACACCGAACGGATGCGCGCCAATGTTACCGAGGCGGCCGAGCAATGCGGCATTCTGAGCCTCGCCGCCGTGGCCGAGCCGGTGCCGCTGGAACGCTTTCTCAGCCAGCGCGCATCCGACCGCCTGCTGGTGTTCTGCGACGAGGCCGCCGAGGTCGGAAGCCCCGTTCAGAGCCTGCATGGAGCGCGCGAGGACGGACATGACCAAGGCAGAGTTGGCATCGATGTGCTGATCGGCCCCGAAGGCGGTTTTGCCGAGGAAGAGCGGGCACTGCTGCTGCGGCAGCCCAAGATCCTGCGGCTGGCGCTGGGCCCGCGGATCCTGCGGGCCGACACGGCCGCGGTGGCGGCGCTGGCGCTGGTGCAGGCGGTGCTGGGCGATTGGGGCGGAACATCGGCCTGGAAACCCGGACGAGACTGAATTGGCTCGATCGGGCCGCTGGCTCCGTCAACCTCTCCCGCTTGCGGGGGAGGTCGACGCGCGAAGCCCGGCGGGTGGGGGCTCTCACCACGTCGGGAATATCGCCTGCGGCGATACCCCCACCCCAGCCCTCCCCCGCAAGCGGGAGAGGGAGCGCACCTGTTTCGCGGCCGCACGCATTGGCCGACCATTAAGCGATTGATCCTTTCGAGGTCGAAACCGCTTTCCGGCCATGCTAAGGGCTGCGCCAATTCCCCTTTCCTGCCCGGTTGCCCCGGGACGATGGACCTCGAGATGACC
Coding sequences:
- a CDS encoding 16S rRNA (uracil(1498)-N(3))-methyltransferase, with the translated sequence MPAYDFRAPRLFVDAPLAQDARVELDRDQSNYLGNVLRLAAGAPILAFNGRDGEWQAAIEGRKRPDGLVILQQTRPQDRLPDLAYVFAPLKHARLDYMVQKAVEMGAATLQPVLTRFTQTSRVNTERMRANVTEAAEQCGILSLAAVAEPVPLERFLSQRASDRLLVFCDEAAEVGSPVQSLHGAREDGHDQGRVGIDVLIGPEGGFAEEERALLLRQPKILRLALGPRILRADTAAVAALALVQAVLGDWGGTSAWKPGRD
- the ubiA gene encoding 4-hydroxybenzoate octaprenyltransferase, which gives rise to MSDASARVADSTGNWVDTLAPQWARPYLRLSRFDRPIGSWLLLMPCWWSAALAAGMAHDFSRLPLTIILFFIGAFVMRGAGCTWNDITDRDLDAKVERTRSRPLPSGQVSAKQALAFLVAQALIGLIVLLQFNRFAILTGIASLVIVAVYPFMKRITWWPQIVLGLAFSWGALMGFAVIFARIDVTALVLYAGAISWVIGYDTIYAHQDTEDDALIGVKSTARLFGAHTHQALIMFYGLAVMLIGVALASGDARWPAWLGLAAFAAHLAWQIRRLNIDDSALCLRVFKSNRDAGLLLFAGLLVDAVMRAS
- a CDS encoding DUF6101 family protein, encoding MRRQTATCGATPAGSSRSLRLDPLSLPVRFDAHDPRADGYVRQIELHRERVVLRRAVRGMRMAINVRVTDFTGVALRGNDEAQTLVLVHRDPSLSVPLLVSADGDELAEAWAIWSEIFALPQLDEGTRKPAPRRRRCNAIRTRRPKFLMRRRTGVARELPIHRDEREIIARS
- a CDS encoding TldD/PmbA family protein, which produces MNPSPSASSTLSPQDSSKANRDLFDQSALSDLAQRLVEAAKRAGADAADAVAVRGISQGVEVRDGRVEESERSEGDDVGLRVLVGRRQAVVSTNDASGDAVTKLAERAVAMARVAPDDKYVGLADPALLARDFPDLDLLDPDVPATAELERRALEAEAAALAVKGVTKSGGASASAGIGGMVLVTSTGFHGSYLRSSQGISATAITGEGTGMERDYDFTSAPHAADLLSPEIVGRSAGERTVARSNPRKVETCKVPVVFDPRVAGSLVGHVVGAINGASIARKTSFLKDKLGQQLFAKNIRIIDDPLRKRGLRSQTFDAEGVAVKKIALIDEGVLTTWLLDCATARELGLVTTGHAHRGVSSSPSPGPYNLHLEAGTPTPAELISDIKQGFYVTDLIGSGVNGVTGDYSRGASGFWIENGELTYPVSEVTIAGHLFEIFKSMQPANNLEFRYGVNAPTVRIEGLTLGGR